The DNA segment AGTGTATTAATATTACTAATGAGGTCTGCTTTCAGGGGAAAATACATAAATTCACATTAAACCTGTGCCCAACATTcgtttttgaatatattttaacactttcctactattttatttatctaatttcaaTTTCCTAAACTTCCTTAAAAGGGCAAGGGGAATAGTTCACAAATAATAACACAGTTACAATCtctttgaaattttaaaatttaatcattGTCATCAAGGACTTTAAATTGCATACAACACTGTTTCTTGCacatgatgggtttttttttaaaaaaaatctagtttagaaagaagaagaaaaaagaaaaaatatggacTAGTCCTCTTTCGATCTGATCTGCCACTCTCCAACATAGACATCAAGCTCTTCATACTTTTTTATAAACACGAGTACATTTGACACCATTCATGACACATTCCTGgaaaataaaaagatatattCATTCTCTTTTTACAAACAGATCGTTTGGAAGCAGGATAAGGTAGGTGGATATTTACGGTATTTGAAGTAAGTTACATTTCATTTATAGTGTACAAATTTAGCATAAGAGAAGAAAAAATTCTACTTACAACTATCAGTTTCCCATCTTCTATCTTCCTTGTTATTGTGGTTTCTTTGCCATCCCACTGCTGGACCTGGGTCAATACATTGTTGTCATCTAAAGTGATGAGGGTCTGTAAAGGAAGACAAGAATTTTAGTAGTGTGCTCCTTCCTTCATGTGTTGATTTTCAGTTTGTCTTGAGGCTAAAGGGAATGAAACTATGGTTTTTAGGCTTGTGATTTTGCAGTGTGGTACAAATCAAAACCAGAGACAAACTATTCAGGCACTTCATGACTGCAACATCTTTCAAGAACTTTGAACTTGCTTCTTCTCCACCCACTCCTTTTTATAACATTCTGGCTGATGAAGAATTCTGGAGAACTGACAGTGTGCCCATTGTTATTTGGCTTCATTATAATAAAAGGACTACCCAACTATGCATTTTATATCTatttgtttaaatgattattaTCCAGGGAAAGGCTTGCCTAAATACTGTCCTTCCTGTTCATATGAAGTGTTTTTCCTGAGTGACAACTTATTTAAGCTTCGTAATGACTACATGGTTCATCTAACTGCATGCAATATTTGATTACACAGTGAGGACAATTTCAGCAGGTGCCAAATTTGTAACTATGTGGAAAATTCCTTTCATCAGATCAAAGGAGACAATAGTCTCATGCCATTTTAAATATATCTGCTATCTCCAGTTCCCTGTTAGGTTTTCAGTATTATGGCTTCTCTCCAAGCCTGCATCCAATCTTATTCTTAAACATAACTTGATCCAAGAATCCCACACCCTACTGACTGACCAAGTTCTTCCCCCCTGAAGGCAAGGGCAGAAAGACAAAACATTCTTCACAAATTCTCCATGAGAACAGCAACACCCTTGGCCATCAGTATATAATTGGAAACACAAATACATCAGTGGAAAAACTAAACATATCGTGGAGGCTCTGTACAGctgtacattttttttaactgtaaaACCTGCAGCAATCTTTGCCAGCAGCCTGAAGAACAGCCAAAAACATTTTGAGCCAAAAGTAGAGTATTAAAAGATGCCCATAACACCAACTACTAAATACCTGAAGGATTTGATCACTTCTACCTGGATATCCACTGTGAGAATGTCTCAGTTCATTGCCCCAGGATGGACCTATGTTGTCCCCATTCCTAATTGTAACAGCACCCCAAAATGTGTTCCTTTGTCTCGTAGTAAAGTTATCTCACATCATTATGGTATATCTACTCTAAGTGTTCTACAATTCCCACTGCAGaacttttatttccattttttccaaCAGAAAAAACATGTTTGGCTTTTTGTTGTCGTTTAAAACAATGGATAAATCTGTCCTTTTTGTGGCTAATCTGGAACTTTCACATAATACTCCTCTATTTTATCCAGCTGGGATTGCTGCTTCTGAAGTTCCATAATGGTCGGCAGGCTCTAGTGATACTGTGGTTCCTACtccaataattattttttttaaaatatagtaatTATAAACCAATGGAAAATtgctttaaattatttgaaattgTTTCCTCTGATCTTAATATAAGGGTATTGCTTATTTAATGTATAATAGAGCTGCAATTCTGTAGCTGAGATATTTTGCTCATATGTTTTCAACTTGTCCTATGTGACCTGCTCATATTAGATTAGATGGTTGATTTCACTCTGAATTAAaaattcttatattatttttgattatgcaggtagtccttggttaacgATAGCAACTGAAATTGAGAACTGTGTCACTAAGCAATGTAGTTGTAAAGCATGATGTCACATGTGTGTGGCAGTTCTGGCATTTTCagttgctgttgttaagcaatCCATGCTTCACATGTGGATATTAAGCATGAAGTTATCATGGTGCTGAATAAGGAAACTTATGATCAATCCTTATGACTGCAGCCATCACAGTGTCCCTGAAATCACATGATtctgatttgggcacttggcaaccagcttgcaattATGACAACTGCAGCACCCCATTAGCCCATGATAATCATTTGGACCTCCTgctaacttccccattgactttgtttgttggggACTTCTGGTGAAATACAGAGCATGCAGTTAGGGTTTGTGTGGGTGTAGTGGACATATATTTTGCCTTGCTATgtctttttttctattcttcatttggtaTTTTTTGTAGGCTAGTTTGTTACCTGAGGTATTCAGTAAGCCTTCATGATATACTaatttcagtgcatcttcttcactatccttcaaatcaggggtctccaaccttggtccctttaaaacttgtggacttcaactcccagagtccctcagccagcaaagctggctgaggaactctgggagttgaagtccacatgtcttaaagggaccgaggttggagacccctgcttcaaatATTCTTTCagtgcccttttttcttcttcttcagctgtctgaagtacttgcaacattccatgcccaCCCTGCTCACTGTGTGGGTGATaagcatgattcattgtcatgaTTTTTCTGGTTTTCTTATCCAGGGCTTtcagttctgcttgagtccagtctACTATCCCAGCTGCATTCATTTCCTTGATGACTTTTCCTCCACTAAAGCTTggattttaagatcttcttcacttTCATGTATTCCCTTCTAACCTTTGTTTTTACTTTAGTGTGGTTACTGTTGTCAGCTATTATTGTTATAGTTGGtcacagtcagtcagatgttagactggatttgacatttttatacatcatcaagtccttcccaagaacctgggataaCAGAAATtatttggtggtggtggttgttatttttgttgttgttgttgttattgacacaaaaatgtgaaatcacaagtctagttctttagctggtgttggtctTCATagatcaagttcttcccaagaatctaGGAAGTTGTAAtgtatatgtgcagatccaagcacACCTTTTATAATTGATAGAATgtaattttgtcaatgtgcagattCTCTAAGTGCCATCCAAGACTTTTTGGTATGGCACTCAGTGTGCTGACCATTACTGGCACCAAACACagctggtttatgccataatctttcaagttTTTAGATCTTAATACTTTGCAATCTTCTCCCATTCTTTGCCTTGCATTCTACTACTCTTTGGATCACTACAtgtctacttttttctttttaactacaGTTTAATCTGGTGTTTTATGAGCCAAGGCTTTATCTGTATTTGGAAATCTCACAATATTTTAACTTGCATGCCagaccattttttttatttatagcatttctttctttctttctttctttctttctttctttctttctttctttctttctttctttatttatttatttatttatttatttccctctctctttctctctctctctccctccctccctctcccccccttcatttcatggtctgtttctgttactCCTCCCTAGGAGGATGTTTCAAAGTATCTATAGTAGTACTattagattctgtaacagctttgttccttgtGTCATCCATCTTCTAAACTTGCAggattctttttccccccatgtatatgtatacatttgaactagactgtgatgtttctctgtatCACATATGTGGCTTTagcataatggttatcttttgagagctgaatgaactgaaatttcattttaatgtatgctggttagtgtacatttaaagtgacaataaagattctattctattctattctattctattctattctattctattctattctattctattctattctattcgttatGTTGGAACTCCAGATTGAACATATATGGTTTACAGACACAACCCAGGTTAAGCACCATACCCATGCAAACTCATCTGCATTTAGACCACAGATCATAATTCACACAACACTTTAAAGATGGCAAATTTCAGAAAACTATGgaatactaataaaaataaatctacaaTACTTGGCATCTAGAAATTGATGCATGACATAGAAATATGTTGCTTGAATAATCAGCAATGAAGCATTGAAATTCAGTTAATATATTCAGCATTAATGTTACCCCATTCTGTGTAAAATCTAAGCCTCATTTCCAAATGCATTTAAATGTTTTCAATAAATTACTCTTTTCTACTTCTTCCCAGGCAAATGATACTGTTTATGTAACCACAGTTTCCTGCTCATTCATGTTTTTTCCTCTGTGTGTATAAAAAAAATGacaggaaaaatatatattagaGCAGACATCCCCAACTTCGTGGCTATCTACCTGCCTGACACTATAAAAAAAGTACCACTTGGGAAGGCTTACTTAGAGACAATTACACAGAAACATAAGCACCACATACAAATTACCCTCAAGCTGGTCAGCTCTCCTGCTTTATACAGTGGATCCAGGTAAAGATAATATTTGTAAAGTTCAGTCTACAAAATTGTTCTCTATTACACATTCTTGAGTTTGAGCTTTATTTCTCAGAGtttttgcacatgcatgcaaagcACAGGTTTGGCTCACACTGCGTGTGCAAGCGCAATGTGCATTTGGTGCCCACCGTGCATGTGCATACCAagtgcatgtgcagtgtgcatttgatgcatttggtgcgcacacagtgaactggtagcagactttaGAGCATTTCACAATTGTTTTGCAGACATGTAAATTGAAAGTAAAGTTATGAGTTTTGTCTCCATATTTTACAAATGCACTGGCTCTTGAATCTGGCTTAGATTCAGCTCAAAAGGTTAGTTCAGCACAGCCACCAGAAGTTAGCTGTAACAATTAAAATTAGCACAAAATGACAGGGAAGGGATACACATATCTGTGTGATTGTATACACAAGAACAATGGCAAAACTCCTCTAGATGTGATCACTGATGaatagaaaaatgtattttacaaTGTGGTGGCGCCTGACCACTGAATACACTGTCCAGAAAAGCTCTTTATTCCAGTGTTTTTCCATATAGATGTCACTATTTGTGGCAATGGTGGCATTGTTTTATGGTCCAGAGCCACACTTAACATTTTCCAGGAGCAAAAAACTACAAAACTTTTGATTTTGGAAGAAGGTAGATTTGTTAAAACAACTGGGACAAATGAGTTTTAATCTAAGAACTGAGACCAAACAACATTATACTGATCCATGAAAATTTTTACTTGAGCATAAATGCACTTTTCTGTCACCTGGAGAACTGGCTATCAATGCTGTTTGCAGTGCAAATGATTCTGCTGGTACTCAATGGGCATTTTTAAGCATGCGGACTGAACTTAAGTTCTTAAACTAGTTTCTTCATGTTACAAAACTCACCAGCACTATTCAAAACAgcatagcacaggggtctccaaccttggtccctttaagacttgtggacttcaattcccagagttcctcagccagctttgctttactggctgcgggactctgggagttgaagtccacaagtcttaaagggaccaaggttggagacccatggcaTAGCACATAGTTCTTACATTAGGAGTAGTTTGGGCATATCCTGGGAGTAATGGAatagtttgtaagtcaaggatctaGTTTGGGACTGCTACCGCTGTGATGTTTGAGTTAAAACAACAGAATCTGTATTTTTGTGGAGGTAATGACATTATTCGACTTCAGGAGTCAttgagccaaataattaaaaatcagtTTAACATGTCATAtacttcaggggtctccaaccttggcaactttaagacttgtggacttcaactcccagagttgttggctgaggaactctgggatttgaagtccacaagtcttaaagttgccaaggttggagacccctgatatatttGGTGTGTTCCCTGGGTTACAGTCTCATTTACCTGAGTTTTTCGACCATCTATCGTGTTTTCATCAAATTTTTCATTTAGCTTGAAGCTGAATTCTGACGTCTTGAAAGTACTTTCAGTTTTGACTGTGAAAGTATCACCATTCCTGGTAATGATAATATCTGGTTTGGCCATATTTCCCATCTTTCTCATTGCTATACCCACGCCTGCCAAAAGGAAAGAGAATTTACTTTTAAATAGGTTCAGCCAAGCACAGTCATTATATAAACACTCTCACACAAgattaattatctttttttaattatctagCATGAGAGGGAGTTTTCCAGTCAATGAACTTACTGCCCCTTCtcattaaattttaattacaCATCACCATTGCAAAACTCTGTAAAACTCAACCTAACCTAAAATATTCAGAATTAAAATGCTTGTAGGGAGAAAAGCATATTCACAAATCTGCAGTAGGATTGGAACAAAATCATTCTACAGTATGTCAATATATTTCTTCTCACTGTAATCCATTACAGCAACTTCTGGTAAGGCAGAGAAAAAATTAATACAGAGTAATTACTTTGACTCCCATAAACATGAAGTTTGTGTCATTCCACGAGTTTGGGTTCAACAGATTTGGAGACCACAAAACTGCTACCTTTCAGATTGGCTTATATTTCCTGAGTGACTTCTGGATTTTCCTGTGTCTAGTCTTAAAGCAGGAATATTGGTTAGGAACACTTTTTATATTGAATGTAGTGTGGTGTTTCTAGTTAAGCAACTACATTTTATATATGGTGTATAAATGGTgtacagaccagaggtgggtttcggcaggttctgaccagttctggagaatcggtagcagaaattttgagtagttcggagaactggtagtaaaaattctgactggccccgcccccatctattctctgcctcctgagtcccagctgatcgggaggaaatggggattttgcagtaaccttcccctggagtggggtgggaatggagattttacagtatccttcccctgccatgcccaccaagccacgcccacagaactggtagtgaaaaattttgaaacccaccactggtgtaaacTAGACTCTATATTTTGGTGAAATGATTCCAGAAGGACGGGGAgagaaaaattcaaataaaatagttGTAAGGATGTTaattctgtactctttctagtttCTATCTCAGCAGGAGTCACTGTAAATGATGACTAAACTCTGTCATTGCTAGACTCTGTTTTGTCTTCCTTGGCATGAAGTTACAGGAAATTTGCTCATCTTGCAACATTTCCAGTGCTGCATCAAACTATTTGAAACTCCTAAATATTACAACCATACATTCTGTTAATATAAACCTGAGCATACTTAGGTAAAATGGAAGGAATATAGTGTAGCATGTATCACAGAAATCCATTTTTCTAAAGAAGTACTCTTCTTCCCTGCGGAAGTTCAAGAAAAGAGCAACTGTATTTATTTAAAGCCATCCCCACATGCACAACTCATTCAGTcctgttttccttctctttcttacaCACTTTTCATATGCAGCCCATCTGCAATCTTAGTTTGCTCATCAGCTCCGTTGAAACAATGTCTGTTTGTGTGCTTGTTATAAAAGCTATTTGAATGCCTTTGCAGAGCTTGGATAGAGAGCATTTTTTAAGAGctgaaaaaagagacagaaagctCCTAATACCATATTTCCAAACCTTTATGGGCttccaaaaggggaaaaaaataaagctttttcatcatcatcatccataacTGTAACCTAGATGACAAAGCCATATGCACATTTTAGTGAAATAGGGCTGCATGCTGAAAAGCACATTTTGCATAGCAACTGAACAGAATTCCAAGTATTGCATACGTACAAAACAgactacagagagagagagagagagagagagagagagatatacaaGCATACTACACATACATCAGACACTTTGAGCTACaatcaatatttcattttaatccaAAGCAGCCATTTTAAACAGACAAAGCCAcccttctcttaaaaaaaaaaaagggatgggCACAGGGTAGGGCGAATTACATGGTTTTTAACAGCAATCCTACATTTTTTGGTCAATTGCATTTAGGAGATCACATTCACCGGGGACTGCCATCTGCATCTttgaatatatctatatctatatctaaatatagatatatagatatatctaCATATCTACAAGAGTACAAGAATGGAACATATACAGAAGAAAATGTGATGTTGctaatttatatattattattattattattattattattattattattattattattattattattattattattattattattattgattgccCTATTTTTCAGCCATTCCATCCAcatcctttttttaatgttttgcccAAGAGGAATCCGAGGTCTGATCTGTGAAAAGGATTAATTTTTCTATTCTTGTCATAattcccttgctttttttttttttttttttttgacagcactcccaattcccttcccttcttaccTAATGCCTTCATATAATCCTCGAAGCCATCACTGGAGACCAGGCTCCATTTGGCTACGAAAGCATCCACGTTAGCCATTGCGCCGAGCCGGAGATGCTAAGAATCGGGCCGCCGGGAAAGAGAAGAGCCGAGCGAAGGAGGCTGACAGAAAAAAGCACCAAGCAGAGCCGGAGAAGCGGGGTGCGGGCCGGGGTGCCTTTATATTAGCTGTCTTTGGGCATGTGCTGCCGGCCAGGGCCAATGGAGAAGAGCGACGTCAGCGCGGTCGCCCTCGCCCTGCGCTTACCCAGAGGGAAGCTGCGGTCGGCGATGCTGGTGAGCAGCGGGGCTCGCCGAGTGGTTGGTTCGCTTTGGAAGGAAAGTGCGGAGGGCTCGCTGGAGGAGAGTCGCGCCGCCGCTGCTGTTGATGCTCGGAAAGGCGCCGGGTATCCCCACCGCAGCTCCGCCCCCTTCTCAGTGGCGAGGCCAGGCTGGGTTCCCGCAGCTCTGGCGTGGTTGCGCAATTGCCTTACCTAAACTTCTGGGGTCCCAGGCGGCGGAGGCAAAAGCGCTGCGTTTCTGCTAACGCAGACTTCGTCCGCTCCTTGCcaccaaccccccaccccaccccgcctcaCGTTGCCGTGTCCAGACCTTGGCCGATCTCGAAATGCTGTCCCGGCTCAGACCTGGGATTTCCCCCAGGAAATCCACTGCCGGCACTTAGTTAGGGGAAGCTGAAAAATTATCCCCGCCGCGTGAGATGACAAACGACGGTGGTAATCGTCGATCGGTTCCGGAGGGCTTCCAGAGGCGATTGGAAGGAGGCGGCTTTATTACCCAACCTTCAACTTCAGCAAAAGTTTAAGAATGGAGGAAAGACACTTATATTGATCCATTCTTTATAtcagaatggaggaaggaagtttCACACTGCTTTATAATGGATATTGGATGGATCTCAAGACCAGCTAGGAACCAATGAGCCATTTGTAACCGTAATCAGCCCTCTAGATATGCCTAGCTTTTCCAATTCCCCTTTTACTAAAGATCCAAGCTGAAGTAGGTGCTGAGGGAGTCAAAAGCTATATGTGGTAAAGCTGTAAAACCTGTTACTAGCAGGTGCAATAACCAGTTTAGGTAGTTATAGCATCCAAGTGACTCAGATGTGGCCAAAACTATGTTGATGGCTGATTCAGCCTCCTTTGAATATcagcatttgggggggggggatggcaaTTAGTAGATTGACTTATTACAAAACACTGAATTTACACTGACTCTTATTCTATCCTTGGTGTGGAAGCTGTTTTTCAAACCCACATCTTGTGCTTTGAGAGAGCAGAACTGGTATGACATCTATTATACTACAGCTCTTACTTAAATTTACACACATGTGAAGGTCATAAAGTTTCTGGCATGATGCTGTTTTCATCACTCTGGCAAAAAGAGTCCGATCCTGTGGATGCCATAGTTATGCAAATGTAAGAGACTCTTTTGTGGGAAACAACACTCTTTATTTGCCTGAGACCTCCTGCATTGGTACATGTAGGAGGGTGTCAGTGTGGGTGCTGCTTTCTGAAAGATAGCAAATGCCTGCAGTTCtataaagcacttagacttatacaatgcttcacagtgttttacagtcctctctaagcattctatagtcagcatattgcccccaacaatatgggtcctcattttaccaacttcggaaggatagATGGCTGAGTCAAACCTGAGCCTGGTGCAGTTGTGAGTTTCCCTTATCTTTGCTacaggtttggaactgtgagcgtgcaCTTGCTTGCTTCGCTCATGTGCGGCGCTTCTGTGCATCTGTAGAACCTGTACATGCGCAAAGCATctctgatgacgtccaggtgggtgggcggagcctcccgcccccagcactaccagttctcccgaaccagggtgaaccggtaaaaACGCACACtggcctggtgagaattgaactgccaaattgctggcagcaggcagtcagcagaagcagcttgcagtactgcattctaaccactgggccaccatggctcaatatattttaaaaaggtgaGGAATGTTGTTCAAATTTGTTGATTgctttctttaatatatatattattttttgtttatcaaGGGCCTGTCCTGTTTATATTTAAATAGTGTTACTTAATATTTATCATGGAAAAGTGTAGTATTAAAACTAAGGCAGACGGGGTCAATCACCACCCCATATACAGGCAGgcttcaacttacggccacaattgagcccaaaatttctgctcctaAGCATGATAGTTACTAAGTGAGTTGTGgcccattttactaccttttttttttgccaattgttAAGCagttcgttgttaagtgaatcacggggttcttaagtgaatccccattgacttttcttgtcagaagttaGCTGGGAACATTACAAATGGTCATCACATGACCCTAAGACAATAAAACTCTTCATAAATATATGTCAGtgcgccaagcacccaaattttgatcatgtgaccatggggatattgcaatggtcattggcatgaaaactggtcataaatcacctttttagtgccattgtaactttgaattaacCACTAAACAATGGTTAAAAGTACCTGTACCTGTATAGGAGTACCTGTACAGTACCTGTAGTTTAGGTGTTCTTCAGCAGCGTTAAGGTTGGGACGGgagcttctagaatagaata comes from the Ahaetulla prasina isolate Xishuangbanna chromosome 3, ASM2864084v1, whole genome shotgun sequence genome and includes:
- the LOC131194901 gene encoding fatty acid-binding protein 5-like; translation: MANVDAFVAKWSLVSSDGFEDYMKALGVGIAMRKMGNMAKPDIIITRNGDTFTVKTESTFKTSEFSFKLNEKFDENTIDGRKTQTLITLDDNNVLTQVQQWDGKETTITRKIEDGKLIVECVMNGVKCTRVYKKV